The following nucleotide sequence is from Chryseobacterium sp. CY350.
ATTTCATTTACCTAATATTTCTAAAAAACCACATATCCATCCTTACCTTTTTCCATCTTCAAAAGTGTTCTCCAACCTGTTTTTATCAATCCTTTTTTAGTTAAAATATTCTTCTTTTCAAAGTGGGGAAGATCTTTAAAGGTTTTCCAGTTTCCGCCCCAATCCCAACCGTATTTTGCAAATATTTTCACACATTCGTACCAATCGGCAACTCTGTCGTTATCCCAATCTTTTACAGTGTCCCAACTTGCAGTTTTCCCATCGATCATCATACAGATATCTACGGCAAGACCATAGTTATGAATGCTTTGTCCGGCTTTTGCATTGGTGACTTTTTTTCCGCTTGTGATTCTTCCGATGGCGTATAATTTTTCCTGTTCTTCGAAACTTCGCAGTCCTTGGGTAATTCTCACTTTGGCTTTTCCTGTAAGTGCTTCATCACATTCTTTGATGATTTTTTTCACTTCTTCTCTTACTACAGGATGCAATTTTTCAATTCTTTGTAATGTTATTTTATCCATATCATTAATTTTTTGGTTTAAAAAGCTAATATCAATACAGGACACGACAAAAGCTGACGTGTTTTTTTGAATTAAATTACAAATTTTAAATTTTGATCTTTGCTCGCAGGCTTTTTTATTATGATGAAAAACCTACCGGAAAAATGTTTCAAGTACCGATTAACGTTTTAAGTGTGTTCTGTAATCACCACAAATTATTAATAAATACATGAGGATATTTTTAATCAACATTCAAGAGATGTGCACGTCATATAATTTTTAAAGACTTCTGAAATTTCACTTAAACATAAT
It contains:
- a CDS encoding M15 family metallopeptidase translates to MDKITLQRIEKLHPVVREEVKKIIKECDEALTGKAKVRITQGLRSFEEQEKLYAIGRITSGKKVTNAKAGQSIHNYGLAVDICMMIDGKTASWDTVKDWDNDRVADWYECVKIFAKYGWDWGGNWKTFKDLPHFEKKNILTKKGLIKTGWRTLLKMEKGKDGYVVF